The Castor canadensis chromosome 8, mCasCan1.hap1v2, whole genome shotgun sequence genome contains a region encoding:
- the Rgl2 gene encoding ral guanine nucleotide dissociation stimulator-like 2 isoform X1: protein MLPRPLRLLLDTSPPGGVVLSSFRSRDPEQGGDPGGRAVGGGQEEEEEEEEEAPVSVWEEEEDGATFTVTSRQYRPLDPLAPTPPPRSSRRLRAGTLEALVRHLLDARTSGADMTFISAFLATHRAFTSTPALLGLVANRLEALESHCTDELERTTEVAISVLSTWLASHPEDFGSEVKGQLDRLESFLLRTGYAAREGVGEGSTDIIRNLRSRVDSQAPDLPKPLALPGDPPADPTDVLVFLADHLAEQLTLLDAELFLNLVPSQCLGGLWGHRDRPGHSHLCPSVRATVTQFNKVAGAVVSSVLGAIPTGEGPGEVTIRPLRPPQRARLLEKWIRVAEECRLLRNFSSVYAVVSALQSSPIHRLRAAWGEAARDSLRVFSSLCQIFSEEDNYSQSRELLIQEVKSQPSLEPHSKKASRSGSRGGGVVPYLGTFLKDLVMLDAASKDELENGYINFDKRRKEFAVLSELRRLQNECHGYDLQPDPDIQQWLSGLRPLTDAQSHRVSCEVEPSGTSEPAAPRVLRPTLVISQWTEVLGSVGGPTPLVSWDRPSVGGDEVPGTPAPLLTRLAQHMKWPSVSSLDSALESSPSLHSPAASHLSPPASSPRPSRGHRRSASCGSPLSGGTGEGASRGTGYGGGGSGPGASDCRIIRVQMELGEDGSVYKSILVTSQDKSPSVISRVLKKNNRDSAVASEFELVQLLPGERELTIPPSANVFYAMDGASHDFLLRQRRRPCTATPSSASGPSASGTPPSEGGGGSFPRIKATGRKIARALF from the exons GCCCCTGTGTCTgtctgggaggaggaggaggatggtgcCACTTTTACAGTCACAAGCCGCCAATATCGGCCTCTTGATCCCTTG GCCCCCACTCCGCCTCCACGTTCCTCCCGACGACTCCGGGCTGGCACCCTGGAGGCCCTGGTTAGACACCTATTGGATGCCCGGACATCAGGGGCTGACATGACCTTCATATCAGCCTTCTTGGCCACACACCGGGCCTTCACCTCCACGCCTGCCCTGCTTGGGCTTGTGGCTAACAG aCTGGAAGCCCTTGAATCTCATTGTACCGATGAGCTAGAAAGGACAACAGA GGTAGCCATCTCTGTACTGTCAACCTGGCTGGCCTCTCACCCTGAGGATTTTGGCTCTGAGGTCAAGGGTCAGCTTGACCGGCTTGAGAGCTTCCTGCTTCGGACAGGGTATGCAGCAAGGGAGGGTGTTGGGGAGGGCAGCACTGACATCATCCGAAACCTCCGGTCCCGGGTGGACTCCCAGGCCCCTGACCTTCCTAAGCCCCTGGCCCTCCCCGGCGATCCCCCTGCTGACCCCACGGATGTCCTGGTGTTCCTCGCTGACCACTTGGCCGAACAGCTGACCCTGCTAGATGCG GAGCTATTTCTCAACCTGGTACCTTCTCAGTGTTTGGGGGGATTATGGGGTCACAGAGACCGGCCAGGACATTCCCACCTCTGCCCATCTGTCCGAGCTACTGTCACACAATTCAACAAGGTGGCAGGGGCAGTGGTTAGCTCTGTCCTGGGGGCCATCCCAACTGGAGAGGGGCCTGGGGAGGTGACCATACGGCCACTCCGGCCCCCCCAGAGGGCCCGGCTCCTGGAGAAGTGGATCCGTGTGGCAGAG GAGTGCCGACTGCTCCGAAACTTCTCTTCAGTTTACGCCGTTGTGTCAGCCCTGCAGTCCAGCCCCATCCACAGGCTTCGGGCAGCTTGGGGGGAAGCAGCCAG GGACAGCCTCAGAGTCTTTTCCAGTCTCTGCCAGATTTTCTCTGAGGAGGACAATTATTCCCAGAGCCGGGAGCTCCTTATTCAG GAAGTAAAGTCACAGCCCTCTCTAGAGCCGCACTCCAAGAAGGCCTCAAGGTCTGGTTCCCGGGGTGGG GGTGTGGTTCCATACCTTGGTACCTTCCTGAAGGACCTTGTGATGCTGGATGCAGCCTCAAAGGATGAGCTGGAG AATGGATACATCAATTTTGACAAGCGGAGGAAG GAGTTTGCTGTCCTTTCTGAGTTGCGGCGGCTCCAGAATGAATGTCATGGCTATGACCTCCAACCTGACCCTGATATCCAACAATGGCTTTCGGGGCTCCGGCCACTGACTGATGCTCAGAG TCACCGTGTATCCTGTGAGGTGGAGCCATCTGGTACCAGTGAACCTGCTGCCCCAAGGGTGCTTCGGCCAACGCTGGTCATCTCACAGTGGACAGA GGTTCTGGGTTCTGTTGGGGGTCCCACCCCCCTTGTGTCCTGGGATCGGCCAAGTGTGGGAGGAGATGAAGTACCTGGAACCCCTGCTCCTCTGCTGACCCGGCTGGCCCAG CACATGAAGTGGCCATCTGTCTCATCTTTGGACTCTGCCCTGGAAAGCAGTCCCTCTTTGCACAGTCCGGCTGCCAGCCACCTCTCTCCTCCAGCTTCCTCCCCTAGGCCTTCTCGAGGTCACCGTCGCTCAGCCTCCTGTGGCTCCCCATTGAGTGGGGGTACAGGAGAAGGGGCCTCCAGGGGGACTGGATATGGGGGAGGGGGATCTGGGCCTGGGGCCTCTGATTGCCGAATCATCCGAGTCCAGATGGAGCTGGGGGAAGACGGCAGTGTCTACAAGAGCATTTTG GTGACAAGCCAGGACAAGTCTCCAAGTGTCATTAGTCGTGTCCTTAAGAAAAACAATCGTGATTCTGCAGTAGCTTCAGAATTTGAGCTGGTACAGCTGCTACCAGGGGAGCGAG AGCTGACCATCCCACCTTCAGCTAATGTCTTTTATGCCATGGATGGAGCATCTCACGATTTCCTCCTACGGCAGCGGCGAAGACCCTGTACTGCCACACCCAGTTCTGCTAGCGGCCCATCTGCCTCAGGAACTCCCCCAAGCGAGGGAGGAGGAGGCTCCTTTCCCAGGATCAAGGCCACAGGGAGGAAGATTGCACGCGCACTGTTCTAA
- the Rgl2 gene encoding ral guanine nucleotide dissociation stimulator-like 2 isoform X2, with protein MTFISAFLATHRAFTSTPALLGLVANRLEALESHCTDELERTTEVAISVLSTWLASHPEDFGSEVKGQLDRLESFLLRTGYAAREGVGEGSTDIIRNLRSRVDSQAPDLPKPLALPGDPPADPTDVLVFLADHLAEQLTLLDAELFLNLVPSQCLGGLWGHRDRPGHSHLCPSVRATVTQFNKVAGAVVSSVLGAIPTGEGPGEVTIRPLRPPQRARLLEKWIRVAEECRLLRNFSSVYAVVSALQSSPIHRLRAAWGEAARDSLRVFSSLCQIFSEEDNYSQSRELLIQEVKSQPSLEPHSKKASRSGSRGGGVVPYLGTFLKDLVMLDAASKDELENGYINFDKRRKEFAVLSELRRLQNECHGYDLQPDPDIQQWLSGLRPLTDAQSHRVSCEVEPSGTSEPAAPRVLRPTLVISQWTEVLGSVGGPTPLVSWDRPSVGGDEVPGTPAPLLTRLAQHMKWPSVSSLDSALESSPSLHSPAASHLSPPASSPRPSRGHRRSASCGSPLSGGTGEGASRGTGYGGGGSGPGASDCRIIRVQMELGEDGSVYKSILVTSQDKSPSVISRVLKKNNRDSAVASEFELVQLLPGERELTIPPSANVFYAMDGASHDFLLRQRRRPCTATPSSASGPSASGTPPSEGGGGSFPRIKATGRKIARALF; from the exons ATGACCTTCATATCAGCCTTCTTGGCCACACACCGGGCCTTCACCTCCACGCCTGCCCTGCTTGGGCTTGTGGCTAACAG aCTGGAAGCCCTTGAATCTCATTGTACCGATGAGCTAGAAAGGACAACAGA GGTAGCCATCTCTGTACTGTCAACCTGGCTGGCCTCTCACCCTGAGGATTTTGGCTCTGAGGTCAAGGGTCAGCTTGACCGGCTTGAGAGCTTCCTGCTTCGGACAGGGTATGCAGCAAGGGAGGGTGTTGGGGAGGGCAGCACTGACATCATCCGAAACCTCCGGTCCCGGGTGGACTCCCAGGCCCCTGACCTTCCTAAGCCCCTGGCCCTCCCCGGCGATCCCCCTGCTGACCCCACGGATGTCCTGGTGTTCCTCGCTGACCACTTGGCCGAACAGCTGACCCTGCTAGATGCG GAGCTATTTCTCAACCTGGTACCTTCTCAGTGTTTGGGGGGATTATGGGGTCACAGAGACCGGCCAGGACATTCCCACCTCTGCCCATCTGTCCGAGCTACTGTCACACAATTCAACAAGGTGGCAGGGGCAGTGGTTAGCTCTGTCCTGGGGGCCATCCCAACTGGAGAGGGGCCTGGGGAGGTGACCATACGGCCACTCCGGCCCCCCCAGAGGGCCCGGCTCCTGGAGAAGTGGATCCGTGTGGCAGAG GAGTGCCGACTGCTCCGAAACTTCTCTTCAGTTTACGCCGTTGTGTCAGCCCTGCAGTCCAGCCCCATCCACAGGCTTCGGGCAGCTTGGGGGGAAGCAGCCAG GGACAGCCTCAGAGTCTTTTCCAGTCTCTGCCAGATTTTCTCTGAGGAGGACAATTATTCCCAGAGCCGGGAGCTCCTTATTCAG GAAGTAAAGTCACAGCCCTCTCTAGAGCCGCACTCCAAGAAGGCCTCAAGGTCTGGTTCCCGGGGTGGG GGTGTGGTTCCATACCTTGGTACCTTCCTGAAGGACCTTGTGATGCTGGATGCAGCCTCAAAGGATGAGCTGGAG AATGGATACATCAATTTTGACAAGCGGAGGAAG GAGTTTGCTGTCCTTTCTGAGTTGCGGCGGCTCCAGAATGAATGTCATGGCTATGACCTCCAACCTGACCCTGATATCCAACAATGGCTTTCGGGGCTCCGGCCACTGACTGATGCTCAGAG TCACCGTGTATCCTGTGAGGTGGAGCCATCTGGTACCAGTGAACCTGCTGCCCCAAGGGTGCTTCGGCCAACGCTGGTCATCTCACAGTGGACAGA GGTTCTGGGTTCTGTTGGGGGTCCCACCCCCCTTGTGTCCTGGGATCGGCCAAGTGTGGGAGGAGATGAAGTACCTGGAACCCCTGCTCCTCTGCTGACCCGGCTGGCCCAG CACATGAAGTGGCCATCTGTCTCATCTTTGGACTCTGCCCTGGAAAGCAGTCCCTCTTTGCACAGTCCGGCTGCCAGCCACCTCTCTCCTCCAGCTTCCTCCCCTAGGCCTTCTCGAGGTCACCGTCGCTCAGCCTCCTGTGGCTCCCCATTGAGTGGGGGTACAGGAGAAGGGGCCTCCAGGGGGACTGGATATGGGGGAGGGGGATCTGGGCCTGGGGCCTCTGATTGCCGAATCATCCGAGTCCAGATGGAGCTGGGGGAAGACGGCAGTGTCTACAAGAGCATTTTG GTGACAAGCCAGGACAAGTCTCCAAGTGTCATTAGTCGTGTCCTTAAGAAAAACAATCGTGATTCTGCAGTAGCTTCAGAATTTGAGCTGGTACAGCTGCTACCAGGGGAGCGAG AGCTGACCATCCCACCTTCAGCTAATGTCTTTTATGCCATGGATGGAGCATCTCACGATTTCCTCCTACGGCAGCGGCGAAGACCCTGTACTGCCACACCCAGTTCTGCTAGCGGCCCATCTGCCTCAGGAACTCCCCCAAGCGAGGGAGGAGGAGGCTCCTTTCCCAGGATCAAGGCCACAGGGAGGAAGATTGCACGCGCACTGTTCTAA
- the Pfdn6 gene encoding prefoldin subunit 6, with protein MAELIQKKLQGEVEKYQQLQKDLSKSMSGRQKLEAQLTENNIVKEELALLDGSNVVFKLLGPVLVKQELGEARATVGKRLDYITAEIKRYESQLRDLERQSEQQRETLAQLQQEFQRAQAAKAGAPGKA; from the exons ATGGCTGAGCTGATCCAAAAGAAGCTGCAGGGAGAAGTGGAGAAATACCAACAGCTGCAGAAAG ACTTGAGTAAATCTATGTCAGGGAGGCAGAAGCTTGAGGCACAACTAACAGAAAATAACATCGTGAAGGAG GAACTGGCCCTGCTGGATGGATCCAACGTGGTCTTTAAACTTCTGGGTCCTGTGCTGGTCAAACAGGAGCTAGGGGAGGCTCGGGCCACAGTGGGGAAGAGGCTGGACTATATCACGGCTGAAAT TAAACGATATGAATCTCAGCTTCGAGACCTTGAGAGGCAGTCAGAGCAACAGAGGGAGACCCTTGCCCAGCTGCAGCAGGAGTTCCAGCGGGCCCAGGCAGCAAAGGCAGGGGCTCCTGGGAAGGCCTGA